The following nucleotide sequence is from Glycine max cultivar Williams 82 chromosome 9, Glycine_max_v4.0, whole genome shotgun sequence.
aagaaTTGTACTAGAATGAGTTAAAGAAATTGATCAGATCATAAACACctttaatttttacattgagaagaaaaatattaatttgatatttcaagttatgaaaaataaatgtaatatttctcttataagtattactaattatttttctacACACATAAATCTCGTAACTGAGATCAAATACAAGTATCCAAGACAACGTGCATATTTCTGAACTCCACACAAACCTTTTTAAAGCCATCATTTCACCCTAATAATTAGGTAAATCCAATAACTACACTTCTAAAaaaaacaccttttttttttcaaaaccatcATTTCCCCCACAAATCACCACCCATAAATAATTACCCCTTACAAATCAGTAACAAAATTAGCAAAATTTCAAAGTCTCAAAATATGAACCAATTAAATCCTCATATCATTTAATACAGCTCAACCCATTCTCTTCCCTCGATATCAATCCATGGCTGCTACCATATCCCCATCATCACCTAATTACCATGCCTCCATATCCAACACCACCATCAACAACCTCTTTGATGATTCCCTCACCGAAATCTTCTGCAAGCTCCCATGCAAATCCCTCTTCACATGCAAGAGCGTCTCAAAGCGATGGCTCACCCTCATTTCCAACCCCAATTTCCATTCCTTATTCCTCACTCACCAACACACCCTCTTCCAAAAAACGCAAGCCTTAGGAGAAGACCTTGATCAACCCAGCTTCATTCTAAAACCATACAATGCCTTAGTCATAACACCAAATTCACCCTCTCTCCAACTTGGGCCTCTCGAAAACCACCTATCTCTATCTTTCCTAGGCCCGAATTTCGAACCCACCAACATCGTACCTCAATTACGTTCGgtcttaaaatttgtttttgcatGTTCCAATGGTTTACTAGTGTATGGAAACCCTCGTCCACGTCACAGATGCATATACCACATACGTAACCCACTCACAAAGGATTCATTGGAACTCCCTTGTGCTTTAACTCTTTGTGATCACGCTGGGGTTCTCGTGGGTTTCACGTGCGACCCTTATTACCATCTTGAAACTGATAAGACGAAAAACGCAAAGGTATCTATATTTTCTGCTTCTCAGCGAAGGTTTAGGGTTGTTCGCATTCCCGCGTTCAGCGACACGAGGTCTGCATTCGACGTTGAGGTTTTTTACTCCGAGACAGGAAAATGGAAGAACTTCCTCGTGTCGTGTCCCAAAGGGTTTGCGTGTGGGTTCTTTCTCACGGCGTCGAGCGTTGAACACGAGGGGAAGTTGTACTTCATGGGTGGAGGGAGGGTTCTTGTTTACGACCCTTATGAAAATGAGCGTGTGGCTTCGGTGATTGAACTTCCCCGTGGCTTTGGTGAAGCGTATAGAGGGTGCCTTGGGGTTTCTTGTGGAACATTGCAATTATCTGAGTTTCCTATTTCACCCTCTAGTGCCTTTGAAGCGTATAGTGGGAGAGTTTGGGAATTGAAACATTGTGGGAAAGgagaagaaacaacaacaacaacaacaacgtggGAATTGGTGCATGAGTTTTGTCTCCCTGAGGTTGTTGGGCCAGGCTTTGAAGAGTTGAAGGCTAATGAGAGCGAAAATGTGAAAGGGTGTAGTAGGATTCTTGCTTTTCATCCATATGTTAGGGACACCGTGTTTTTGAAGTTTGGCGATAACATCATTTGTTGCAATTTGCTAACTCGTAGGTTTAAGGTTTCCAAATACGGTGGTCTCTCCTTGCTTTTTTATCCTGTGATCCCAATTGTGATTCCTTGGTGGCCAACTCCTATTCCTGCACTACCCTTGTAATTGTTTCATCATTATTCAGTATAGCTTTTGTTTTTGGGGATCGGAGTGTGTTTGGAATTTGCGTATAGGGTTAATTATGTAATTCTTGTTCCATGTGAGCACAAGAAAAGTGTAATTTTAGAttcataaaattcttgtgtttgtgcagtaatttttttttttttgtgtgtttgtatataaataaagaGCAAGGGACACAAATTCTGAGTTTATGCTACGTGTTAAATTCTTGTGAATTAGTTTTACGTATTCTTTAGCATTAAAACACAACCATATATTTTATTGAGTTGTCACACttgtattatattatatgtagttctaaacatttttaattagctAAATAGGTATTGATATGAGGTGGCAAAATTTTTTGCAACATCAACTTGGTTTCGTTTCAAAAATTTTATACCTGGCAGCTAGGGTAcataggatatatatatatatatatatatatatatatatatatatatatatatatatatatatatatatataatcaaaactCAACTTTAAAATCATATGTAGACCTCATGCTTCATTTCTTATTCCACGTTATGAGTATCCAGTGCATGTGATTGTAGTTCATCATATAAGAAGAAAGCAATTGATCTAATATGTTCAATTATTCAAGTTAAGTTAACGAGCCAAGCTACAAAAGTATGTGTTTACATATGATTATTCGGCCTTATATACAAGTCATCAATCATTTGAAGTTTCTGGTATGGTTATTTTATCAAACATGTTAGACTTCATTTGGCTTATGTATGTATTCCTAATTCTATGCAGTATCAAGGTGTTTCTGCATCATCTATCAGTATTGGCATTGCTTCTGGTTTAGAAGACAAAATCCCTCCATAATtacgtgtaattttttttcctttttatagtGGATGCACactattgtttttctttgttttcatttccaattacaatttttatttgtcatttttccctttctttttaaTGCTTTATTATTATCAGCTTGAAAGATACAGCTCTTTATTATCAGTTTTTCAGTTGTATACCAACCATTCTTGTAGAATGCATGTGCGTGAATATATTATGAATTTACCTGACTTGGTTTAAAATGTCAAGATTGTTAAGTTTCATATATATGAATTGTCTTTAAGTTGTTCAATAATCTTtcctttaattatattataatttttttcaaattaaaaataagaaaataaaatatatttaatttaataatttttattatcatataccTTTACCTACCATTGGATATTGTAAGTAcaagttaatgacttttacctataATTGTCtgactataaatataaattaatgactTTTACTTACACTTATAACAAATTGTAGATATTACTTATAATGTCATACAATTACAATCATAGATAAATGTACGTCAATAAGTAAAACTTATACATTGTTAAGTCAAAAGTTAAATTATCACTTAAGACGAATTATGACTtctaattactttaattagatataaataaatacaaatagtaaaaataacgTCAAATCCATCATTTGATCATATCCTAGTATTGTGCATCCGATACTCCATACGACAATAAACATAAGTTATAATCTGATAAGACATTTACGAGAAGCATTTAAGAAGATCATTTATTTCTCTATATCTGATATTTTATTTGCAAAAACATTCTCTTAAGATCTAACGGAgtcctataaaaaataaatgaagttcAAGATTTGAAAGTGTTGATCATTGTCAAAAGATGTGCTTTGATGTGAGACCTGCTTTAACAAATGTGAAATTACTTTTTGTTGAAGTACTCAACACAATAACCTATAAGAATGAACTTTTTGTATGAAGAAGGGACATGCATTAAATGCTTCCAAATGGCCACTTTCATCAAATAAAGATCAAGTGAAGAATTCAACCGTTGAGAGACAACATACATTTGAAGGTGAAGACTACGAATACCAAAAGCTTTGAAAAAGGATATGAATTTTACGTGCTCTTATTCTTTCATCCTTTATGTAAAAAGCTTTTTGCCTATTGTTGTAAAGTTTAAAAAGCCCTCAAAATACCTTGAACatattgagagaaaagactaaagAGTCAATTGTATATTTGTCAGTAAGATGTTCATAGCTTAGTAAGTGAAcaatttttatcaacaaatccTTTAATTTGTTAGAGCCAACAGTGACTTGATAGAACAAATAGTAGTGGATTTTATCAAGCTTGGTGTAGAGCTTAATTGTGTAAGAGAAAGAAGTGACAATGAACAATAGTTATAACTTATGTGAAGTTAATTAGTTGAATTTGACAGTTTACCAAGAATTAAACGACATAATTTCAGTTGAAGAGATAGACCAATATAAAACTTCTTGTGCCTAATCTTTTTGTCTTCCTTAAAGTTTTAAACTTGGGCAAAAGATGTGAATTTGTTTAGATATCTTGTGTTTCTAAAAACATTTACTTCATCTaatagatttttcagaaaaatcatttatttgtttttaacaaagaaccatcggatgagggctttgtttttaaaaggaaaaaagttttaaattttctaaaatcataattcaactctctttcttataatattagtcTTTACATACATACAGATCAATAATAGTCACAATGCGATCCCACAAAGCTAATGGAGAAAGTGTCCATAGGTAAATGTCTATTATGTTTTTACTTCGAATTATTGACTTAATTATAGTAACAGATTATGTTATTAGCTAAAAGTTAATTTTCTTGTAGTGATTGGAAAAGTAGATAGTCTTCCATATTTTTATCCGTAGTAATTAAAGGCAACACTAGAGAGTTTAGAACATTCATACATTCTGTTTAAATTGAGCTAGATCCACTTGATAGGTATATAGTCTCACATATGATAATTAAAGAGGAATAATAAAAGTGTATATAAGTATATTGAGAAGTTAATTATCAAAGATTCAATTATTGTTGCCTATCATGCTTGTAGACAATTGTTTTACAACCGTTCACAAGTTGTAGCCGAAAACCAAAATCCTTAAAATAATGGCTTTCTTATGTCAATGATGACATACATAGGGTTAATAGTTCCATGTTTGTCATTAGAGATGTCATCCTATTTCCAGacacaagaaaaaaagataCCATCATATAAGCTATTGTTTCCTATACTCCTATTATTGCATTATGTAACTCCAattgtattataaaaaattcattctagaatgtaaaattactttttgaaaTACAATGAGATGTGCATGATGCAAtaataatagtgtaaaaaatCAATGTCCATCATATATGATCAAAATTCATGGGCTACCTACCAAAACCCTACAATTGGTCCAATTATGTGTATCCCAGTTTTTTCAGACGGTTGTTTAGTCCCAACCCAACCACACAATCTATAAGAGGAAATATATTTTCagaaattgtgcaaattaaaaatttaaaatatcataagaATATCAATTGTGCTAGTCaggcaaaaaaattataaaaattaacaattcgaactctttttttttatgatttttctatatacaatcacttcatataaaattatgtaCATACATTATacttgtatattttaattttattgtaacTTGCAAGTAAAAGACTTCTTCAAACTTCCTACGAAAAGCTTACTAGCAGCTAATAAGTGTGACTATTCCGTAAATGCCAAAAGTCAACATAACAACAAGAGCAAGAATTAAATTTTAGGTAACTAAATATGGTagcactttaattatctttttttcatgAACATTTGCACTTATTGCATCACTTTTATTAGATTTAATGGAATAGCAAAAGTCAACTAATTAGCTCCACCAGAATATAATTTGTTAGTTATTATGAGAGTCACAGTGAATTACTTCTAAGGGAtcagtttatttaaattaaaaaataataatttttaaataaataatttttatataaacgcttatataaaaaacagactgaatttttttaaaaaaaatagaaaaatgttaagttaaataaaaataatttagacaaacacatcagaaaatcataaaactatttattttattcaaaaaatacttattttaaaaaaaacttaaacaaactaacccaataattgaaagaaaatatgAGCCACTAATGAAAGGATTCATGTTGATTCTATGAATTATGTAAAGAGTTAAGTTCTATccttatgaaatttaattatttatacacaTATGTACCAATTTGTTTCTTCAAGAATTTacagaatatatataataacgagtaaattgtcatttttgtttcttaaaaatatataacattaacatattaattaatctttagaattaaaatatttttttataaaataaataagagtataTTTAATGGATAAtatcaacatatatatttttagaaatcatattaacagaaaataattaaattcagagacatttaataaataactgaaaattttaaaaacttactTAAAATTTTCCtcaattttaaacattaatatAACAAAGcttaatacttaaaaaaaacaatactaaGAAAGTCTAGTCCAATtggttaaataatattataaactcTCTTATATCTCTAATTCTTAAGAACAGTGATTTACCCGTATATTATTAACACACGTGCTTATTCAGGAATGCATACACATCCTTTCAACTAAATTAAATGCCACTCCTTCCATTCTAAAATGGCTGatatttaagtttttcatacaacagattaaaaactcaaaaaaaaaaaaacactaacaggttaaaaaaataagtattttaagaTAATAGTATTCATTAGagactaatttaatttattaaaatatatttactctctatcttaaatttaataaatgcaTTATTAAgtctttaaaataacaatatttattacaggatatatttgaaaaaatattttaatatcttattaaaaactgaaaaacagcaattaatatataattattttttcaacgtTAAAACTTAAATCATCGATCATTTTGTAATGGAAAAAGTATGTGACAAATATAATCTTTTATTGGAGACAAACGCTACTTTCctgttctttatttcttttaacacaactattaatgataaaaaaatggaactacttcttttttttcacagaaaaaaaatgcaaatagtAAGAAAGCATTCttgatcttttatttaaatgctaaaatatcaatcaatttaaaatgGAGGAAGTATACGACAAGTACAACCCTTTATTGGAGACAAGTATATTACTTTCTAGCTTGTACTTTATTTCTGTTTACATAAATGCAactattaatgataaaaaataataatacaactactaataaaaacaaattctttaatactttatttattttcctaatATAGCTACACACTCAATTAATTAAGCCCCGAAATGAAAGCAACTCCAGTGGAGGGAATCCACGAGTTTCCACCGATAAAACCAGCAACAGTGAACTTAAGAGCTTCTTCAGCCTCAAGAACACGAAACCCAGGCCAATGCACCCTCTTGCTAGTTCCAGCGCCGGCACCTTCATTCCCATACTCGGCAAAATACAAAGTCCTCAACACAGACCCTCCATACCCAGGCCACTCGATCCAGCCACTAGCAGCAACGGCGTCGTCTATGCTGCTCTCCATCACCACAGCCCTAGAATACTCCTTCCAGGGCCTcccaagaaaagaaagataagagCCCTTCACCGAGGAGAGTTCGGAGCTCGGCGATATAGTGCACTTGTGGACGGAGAAGCCGGTGTTCTGGCCCGGGTCGGTTCGGCCGTTGGCCAGGACGGCGTTGTAGCTGGCGTGGCCGTGGGGGCGGCGGAGGACGAGGCTGCAGCGCTGGAAGACCGCGGCAGCGTTTCCAAAGATGAAGTCGATTGTGCCATAGATATCACATTCTCGGTAGAACTGGCGGAGGACGTGGGCGTAGAGGGTGTCCTGGTAGCCTGCTATACTGCATCTGTAAAAGACGGAGCGGTCGGAGGCTATGTTTAGGGCTACGGCCTGCTGGCCCTCGGGGCCCGCATTGTTGTGGAAGCCGATGTCTCGCGCAATGAAGCCATCGCCTGTGATTGCTGGGAAAGGAAGCAAAGTTGGTGTTACTCGGTTATCAGCAATAGTGAATATGACATGGGGGAAGGGTTATGAAACATAGAAATAACCAAAAGGTATACCCTATTTTTTGGGTGTATAGGTGGATggttgaaagagagaaaaaaaatagtaaaagtaaattgaaaaaagaagttAGATTTCAGTAATGTTATATATTGGTTTGAGCCTTGAATATTGATGTGTAAACTAATTAAATCAAGACTAATGTTTGATCAATAAGTAACacactattatatatatatatatatatatatatatatatatatatatatatatatatatatatatatattattttctttattgctattaagtaaaattaatttattaaaaattataaaattacaagaaatttataaaatcatgagttaatttcttttaataagaaatgaaaacaacttataaaattgtaatttttaataataaatttaaattatataataaagtgtgttaaaaaaaagtatacctattatgtaaaaaaattgtatttatttaagaTTTCATTCTCCTgcgtatatttttaatattttgtgaaaaaaaagagttgttaaataaaaagtaagtagaaatatattaaaatcttttaatatatatctttgaaagagaatttaaattatgtatatCAATTATTACTAGAGTTATTTTGTCTCCTCCCAGCGCTCAAGGGTTGAAACTGACAgtgatgagaaaagaaaatttaaagtaTAATGCCTTTCATTTCGTGGTTAACATTATTACCTCCTTTTTTAATGGTAGATTTCTTTCCCTGTAAAATAATTGACTTCTTTTATCCATGCTGTTCATCTTAtgaatttgttttaattatatgaacCAAATGTTCATGCATATCGCTGAAAAAGTCTATTCATGTGAGTCATTGACTTAAACGCAAGCAAGACTTATACTTAAAACTGTATTGTGATAATATCTTAGTTATTTGATTGATCGAGCAGTAGCTATCAACGTTTCGGCACTTAGCATCATCGCAATGAATTCAGCTCAATCAAATGTTGATAGCCCTAAATTTTCTAGACCCCCCTGTCGATGCATGTCACTAATCATTCTATTATGACTtgtataccttttttttttttttttttctaggcaCTTTACGTTAAGTGAACGTCAACCAGAACTTCTTGGACTCATGATaagaatatgaaaaaaagattaaacttaaatattttttctcttaagttCGTAGCATATGAAACATTATGTGTGTATGaaataaatcttttatttttctaaattcttTAACGAGTATTGTCGGGTTATTCTGTATATAAAATTCTTTATGTTGTTTTAGAGCATTTATAGTAAataattggaggaaaatttacAACTAAAACTTAGTATCAAAATTACTTGCATAGGTTAACTACCCTTTacacaattttatatatatagacgcACACTAAGAgagtatttatatatgtttaaagGATCAATTCAATCTATGTTTTAAACTGAGGACCAACAAATAACCAATATGTATCTTTGTATGATGAAAATCAATGTTTATATAtgtagttaattaaattttttcataagaaattata
It contains:
- the LOC102666623 gene encoding uncharacterized protein; this translates as MAATISPSSPNYHASISNTTINNLFDDSLTEIFCKLPCKSLFTCKSVSKRWLTLISNPNFHSLFLTHQHTLFQKTQALGEDLDQPSFILKPYNALVITPNSPSLQLGPLENHLSLSFLGPNFEPTNIVPQLRSVLKFVFACSNGLLVYGNPRPRHRCIYHIRNPLTKDSLELPCALTLCDHAGVLVGFTCDPYYHLETDKTKNAKVSIFSASQRRFRVVRIPAFSDTRSAFDVEVFYSETGKWKNFLVSCPKGFACGFFLTASSVEHEGKLYFMGGGRVLVYDPYENERVASVIELPRGFGEAYRGCLGVSCGTLQLSEFPISPSSAFEAYSGRVWELKHCGKGEETTTTTTTWELVHEFCLPEVVGPGFEELKANESENVKGCSRILAFHPYVRDTVFLKFGDNIICCNLLTRRFKVSKYGGLSLLFYPVIPIVIPWWPTPIPALPL